Proteins encoded in a region of the Streptomyces sp. NBC_01298 genome:
- a CDS encoding 2-hydroxy-3-oxopropionate reductase → MSNLPKIAWVGLGIMGSPMAENLLKAGYSVTGFTLEQDKLDRLAAAGGGAAGSIAEAVKDADVIITMVPASPQVEAISYGENGILENAKSGALIIDMSSITPQTSIDLAKNAAAKGIRVIDAPVSGGEAGAIEAVLSIMVGGEQADFDEALPILEALGKVIVLCGPHGSGQTVKAANQLIVAVNIQACAEAVVFLEKSGVNLEAALDVLNGGLAGSTVLTRKKANFLNRDFKPGFRIDLHHKDMGIVTDAARNVGAALPVGAVVAQLVASLRAQGDGGLDHSALLRAVERLSGAQI, encoded by the coding sequence ATGAGCAACCTCCCCAAGATCGCATGGGTCGGCCTCGGCATCATGGGCTCCCCCATGGCCGAGAACCTCCTGAAGGCCGGCTACTCGGTCACCGGCTTCACGCTGGAGCAGGACAAGCTGGACCGCCTCGCCGCGGCCGGCGGCGGCGCCGCCGGTTCGATCGCCGAGGCCGTCAAGGACGCCGACGTCATCATCACGATGGTGCCCGCCTCCCCGCAGGTCGAGGCCATCTCCTACGGTGAGAACGGCATCCTCGAGAACGCCAAGTCCGGCGCGCTGATCATCGACATGTCGTCGATCACCCCGCAGACCTCGATCGACCTGGCGAAGAACGCCGCCGCCAAGGGCATCCGCGTCATCGACGCCCCGGTCTCCGGTGGCGAGGCCGGTGCCATCGAGGCCGTCCTGTCGATCATGGTGGGTGGCGAGCAGGCCGACTTCGACGAGGCCCTCCCGATCCTCGAGGCCCTCGGCAAGGTCATCGTCCTGTGCGGCCCGCACGGCTCCGGCCAGACGGTGAAGGCCGCCAACCAGCTCATCGTCGCGGTGAACATCCAGGCGTGCGCCGAGGCCGTCGTCTTCCTCGAGAAGTCGGGCGTGAACCTCGAAGCCGCTCTGGACGTGCTCAACGGCGGTCTGGCCGGCTCCACGGTCCTGACCCGCAAGAAGGCCAACTTCCTGAACCGCGACTTCAAGCCCGGTTTCCGGATCGACCTGCACCACAAGGACATGGGCATCGTCACCGACGCCGCCCGCAACGTCGGTGCTGCCCTCCCGGTCGGCGCGGTCGTCGCCCAGCTGGTCGCCTCGCTGCGCGCCCAGGGTGACGGTGGCCTGGACCACTCCGCGCTGCTCCGCGCGGTCGAGCGCCTCTCCGGCGCCCAGATCTGA
- a CDS encoding catalase, whose translation MSKRTLTTESGAPVADNQNSATAGVGGPLLIQDQQLLEKLARFNRERIPERVVHARGSAAYGHFEVTDDVTAYTSAAFLNTVGKKTETFLRFSTVADSLGGADAVRDPRGFALKFYTEEGNYDLVGNNTPVFFIKDPIKFPDFIHSQKRDPFTGKQEADNVWDFWAHAPEATHQITWLMGDRGIPASYRHMNGYGSHTYQWTNAQGEAFFVKYHFKTNQGIRCLSGEQAAELVGSDANSHQTDLLQAIERGVNPSWTLYVQVMPASEAADYRFNPFDLTKVWPHSDYPLQRVGRLVLDRNPDNVFAEVEQAAFSPNNFVPGITASPDKMLQGRLFAYADAQRYRLGVNHTLIPVNAPKATKADNYGRDGVMALRNGSRHDKNYEPNSHQGPAETGLALGAPKAVSGYTGTHEAPAHTKDDDFFQAGELYRLMSEAEKQRLVATIAGGLSQVTLEDVIEKNLAHFHAADADYGKRVEEAVRALRDA comes from the coding sequence ATGTCGAAGCGCACGCTGACGACCGAGTCTGGCGCCCCGGTCGCCGACAACCAGAACTCCGCTACCGCCGGCGTCGGTGGCCCCCTGCTGATCCAGGACCAGCAGCTCCTGGAGAAGCTCGCCCGCTTCAACCGCGAGCGCATCCCGGAGCGCGTGGTGCACGCCCGCGGCAGCGCCGCGTACGGCCACTTCGAGGTGACCGACGACGTCACCGCGTACACCAGCGCCGCGTTCCTGAACACGGTCGGCAAGAAGACCGAGACCTTCCTGCGGTTCTCCACCGTCGCCGACTCGCTGGGTGGCGCGGACGCCGTCCGCGACCCGCGCGGCTTCGCGCTGAAGTTCTACACCGAAGAGGGCAACTACGACCTCGTCGGCAACAACACCCCGGTGTTCTTCATCAAGGACCCGATCAAGTTCCCCGACTTCATCCACTCCCAGAAGCGCGACCCCTTCACGGGCAAGCAGGAAGCGGACAACGTCTGGGACTTCTGGGCGCACGCCCCCGAGGCGACGCACCAGATCACCTGGCTGATGGGTGACCGCGGCATCCCGGCGTCGTACCGTCACATGAACGGCTACGGCTCCCACACGTACCAGTGGACCAACGCCCAGGGCGAGGCCTTCTTCGTCAAGTACCACTTCAAGACGAACCAGGGCATCCGCTGCCTGTCGGGCGAGCAGGCCGCCGAGCTCGTCGGCTCCGACGCCAACTCGCACCAGACCGACCTGCTGCAGGCCATCGAGCGCGGTGTGAACCCGAGCTGGACCCTGTACGTCCAGGTCATGCCGGCCTCCGAGGCCGCGGACTACCGCTTCAACCCGTTCGACCTCACCAAGGTGTGGCCGCACAGCGACTACCCGCTGCAGCGCGTGGGCCGTCTGGTCCTCGACCGCAACCCGGACAACGTCTTCGCCGAGGTCGAGCAGGCCGCGTTCTCCCCGAACAACTTCGTCCCGGGCATCACCGCCTCGCCGGACAAGATGCTCCAGGGCCGCCTCTTCGCCTACGCCGACGCCCAGCGCTACCGCCTCGGTGTGAACCACACCCTGATCCCGGTCAACGCTCCGAAGGCCACCAAGGCCGACAACTACGGCCGCGACGGCGTCATGGCGCTGCGCAACGGCTCGCGCCACGACAAGAACTACGAGCCCAACTCGCACCAGGGTCCGGCCGAGACCGGTCTGGCGCTGGGCGCCCCGAAGGCCGTCTCCGGCTACACGGGCACCCACGAGGCTCCTGCCCACACCAAGGACGACGACTTCTTCCAGGCCGGTGAGCTCTACCGCCTGATGTCGGAGGCCGAGAAGCAGCGTCTGGTGGCGACCATCGCCGGCGGCCTGTCTCAGGTCACCCTCGAGGACGTCATCGAGAAGAACCTGGCTCACTTCCACGCCGCGGACGCCGACTACGGCAAGCGCGTCGAGGAGGCCGTCCGCGCCCTGCGCGACGCCTGA
- the pucL gene encoding factor-independent urate hydroxylase, whose translation MATILGQNQYGKAENRVVKITRDGDTHHIKDLNVSVALSGDMDDVHYSGSNANVLPTDTTKNTVYAFAKEYGIESAEQFGIHLARWFVNSQEPIQKARIRIEEYSWSRIATSDANSKFIGSDEVNHSFVREGMETRVTQITYDGKNWEVISGLKDLVVMNSTNSEFWGYVKDKYTTLKEAYDRILATQVSARWRFNWSDDEQRMPNWEKSYAETRKHMLQAFAETYSLSLQQTLYQMGSRIINHRSEIDEVRFSLPNKHHFLVDLEPFGLKNDNEVYFAADRPYGLIEATVLRDGVDAQIPVDMTNL comes from the coding sequence ATGGCCACCATTCTGGGCCAGAACCAGTACGGCAAAGCAGAGAACCGCGTAGTCAAGATCACGCGGGACGGCGACACCCACCACATCAAGGACCTGAACGTCTCGGTCGCCCTTTCCGGCGACATGGACGACGTCCACTACTCCGGCTCGAACGCCAACGTCCTGCCGACGGACACCACCAAGAACACGGTGTACGCGTTCGCCAAGGAGTACGGCATCGAGTCCGCCGAGCAGTTCGGCATCCACCTGGCGCGTTGGTTCGTCAACAGCCAGGAGCCGATCCAGAAGGCCCGCATCCGGATCGAGGAGTACTCCTGGTCCCGGATCGCGACCTCGGACGCGAACTCCAAGTTCATCGGCTCCGACGAGGTGAACCACTCCTTCGTCCGCGAGGGCATGGAGACCCGCGTCACCCAGATCACGTACGACGGCAAGAACTGGGAGGTCATCTCCGGCCTCAAGGACCTGGTCGTCATGAACTCCACGAACTCCGAGTTCTGGGGTTACGTGAAGGACAAGTACACGACGCTGAAGGAGGCCTACGACCGCATCCTGGCCACCCAGGTTTCGGCTCGCTGGCGCTTCAACTGGTCGGATGACGAGCAGCGGATGCCCAACTGGGAGAAGTCCTACGCCGAGACCCGGAAGCACATGCTCCAGGCCTTCGCGGAGACCTACTCCCTGTCGCTGCAGCAGACCCTGTACCAGATGGGTTCGCGCATCATCAACCACCGTTCGGAGATCGACGAGGTTCGCTTCTCGCTCCCGAACAAGCACCACTTCCTCGTCGACCTCGAGCCCTTCGGTCTCAAGAACGACAACGAGGTGTACTTCGCCGCGGACCGTCCCTACGGTCTGATCGAGGCGACGGTCCTCCGCGACGGCGTAGACGCCCAGATCCCCGTGGACATGACCAACCTCTGA
- the uraH gene encoding hydroxyisourate hydrolase, which produces MSTETTASVSTHILDTSIGKPAEGVAISLSARTGLGGEWAALGGSATDVDGRCKDLPALPEGTTHVRLDFETETYFVSKHSSKKQAAEAQQDAPRVRDSGAFFPEVTITFAVNPGEHYHVPLLLNPFGYSVYRGS; this is translated from the coding sequence ATGAGCACTGAGACCACCGCGTCGGTGTCCACGCACATCCTGGACACCAGCATCGGAAAGCCCGCCGAAGGCGTCGCGATCTCCCTGTCGGCCCGTACGGGTCTGGGCGGCGAGTGGGCGGCCCTGGGCGGATCCGCCACCGATGTCGACGGGCGCTGCAAGGACCTGCCGGCGCTGCCGGAGGGCACCACCCACGTGCGCCTCGACTTCGAGACCGAGACGTATTTCGTGAGTAAGCACAGTTCCAAGAAGCAAGCCGCCGAGGCACAGCAGGACGCCCCCCGCGTAAGGGACAGCGGTGCGTTCTTCCCCGAGGTAACCATCACCTTCGCGGTGAACCCGGGCGAGCACTATCACGTACCGCTGCTGCTCAACCCGTTCGGCTACTCCGTTTACCGAGGGAGCTAG
- a CDS encoding TIM barrel protein produces the protein MGYTDQRFDVNLSILFTELPLLERPAAAAAAGFTAVELWWPWIETPTPAQEELDALKTALEDAGTQLVGLNFYAGQLPGPDRGAVSVPGEESERFNANINVAADFAASVGCKALNALYGNRVEGVDPAVQDELALKNLVVAAQAADRVGAILLIETLNKPESPLYPLVSAPAGIEVVDKVNEATGLGNAKFLLDLYHLAMNDEDLSEVIEKYAAKTGHVQIADKPGRGAPGTGELPLEELLDQLQKAGYQGFVGLEYKAADAAAAFAWLPAEARAAK, from the coding sequence ATGGGATACACGGACCAGCGCTTCGATGTAAATCTTTCGATCCTCTTCACGGAACTCCCGCTCCTGGAGCGTCCCGCGGCTGCTGCCGCAGCGGGCTTCACGGCGGTCGAGCTGTGGTGGCCCTGGATCGAGACCCCCACCCCCGCTCAAGAGGAGCTCGACGCCCTCAAGACCGCTCTTGAGGACGCCGGCACCCAGCTGGTGGGCCTGAACTTCTACGCCGGCCAGCTGCCGGGTCCCGACCGCGGTGCGGTTTCGGTCCCCGGTGAGGAGTCGGAGCGCTTCAACGCCAACATCAACGTGGCTGCGGACTTCGCCGCCTCGGTCGGCTGCAAGGCGCTGAACGCCCTCTACGGCAACCGCGTCGAAGGCGTGGACCCGGCCGTTCAGGACGAGCTCGCGCTGAAGAACCTGGTCGTGGCGGCTCAGGCCGCGGACCGCGTCGGCGCGATCCTCCTGATCGAGACCCTCAACAAGCCCGAGTCGCCGCTCTACCCCCTGGTGAGCGCCCCGGCCGGCATCGAGGTAGTGGACAAGGTGAACGAGGCCACCGGCCTCGGGAACGCCAAGTTCCTGCTCGACCTGTACCACCTGGCGATGAACGATGAGGACCTCTCCGAGGTCATCGAAAAGTACGCCGCCAAGACCGGACACGTCCAGATCGCGGACAAGCCGGGACGAGGTGCTCCCGGCACCGGCGAGCTGCCCCTCGAAGAGCTGCTCGACCAGCTCCAGAAGGCCGGCTACCAGGGCTTTGTCGGTCTCGAGTACAAGGCCGCCGACGCCGCCGCCGCCTTCGCGTGGCTGCCGGCCGAGGCCCGCGCCGCGAAGTAA
- a CDS encoding phosphotransferase family protein yields the protein MRRFAEAEDLSGVVRDALGGARRIAGVQRLRGGSKKGVYRVRLAGAGTPSVIVYSWADEENFWPGATAGEGTDGTDPFAPASGLEPFLAAQRLLRELGARVPRLLLADGSRQRYAADVAVVEDVPGGTLEALLDTDPAAARKALTDLARTLDLMQSRRAPRYGRVDLLERGGTALGGSCEQLVLDRALRDLGEAAGRDSRIAAARGRLDDRLRTLRALVAPRTEHGLIHGELGPDHVLVTEDGEAVLIDIEGLMYFDVEWEHVFLRLRFQERYEALARPGLDPRRLALYELAMRLSLVAGPLRLLDGDFPDREFMQGIAEHNLEEALALLP from the coding sequence ATGCGCAGATTCGCGGAGGCCGAGGACCTGTCGGGAGTGGTGCGGGACGCACTGGGAGGGGCGCGGCGGATCGCCGGCGTGCAGCGCCTGCGAGGGGGGAGCAAGAAGGGCGTCTACCGGGTCCGGCTCGCCGGGGCCGGGACGCCGAGCGTGATCGTCTACAGCTGGGCGGACGAGGAGAACTTCTGGCCCGGCGCCACCGCGGGGGAGGGGACCGACGGAACGGACCCCTTCGCGCCCGCCTCCGGACTGGAGCCCTTCCTGGCCGCGCAGCGGCTGCTGCGCGAGCTCGGGGCCCGCGTACCCCGGCTGCTGCTGGCGGACGGCAGCCGGCAGCGGTACGCGGCGGACGTGGCGGTGGTGGAGGACGTCCCCGGCGGCACGCTGGAAGCGCTCCTCGACACCGACCCGGCGGCCGCGCGGAAGGCCTTGACCGACCTGGCCCGGACCCTGGACCTGATGCAGAGCCGCCGGGCCCCCCGCTACGGCAGGGTGGACCTGCTGGAGCGGGGAGGCACCGCTCTCGGCGGCTCCTGCGAGCAGCTGGTCCTCGACCGCGCCCTGCGCGACCTCGGGGAAGCGGCGGGCCGCGACAGCAGGATCGCGGCGGCCCGCGGCCGGCTCGACGACCGCCTCCGGACCCTTCGGGCACTGGTGGCGCCGCGCACCGAACACGGACTGATCCACGGGGAACTGGGCCCCGACCACGTCCTGGTGACCGAGGACGGGGAAGCGGTCCTCATCGACATCGAGGGCCTCATGTACTTCGACGTCGAGTGGGAGCACGTCTTCCTCCGGCTCCGCTTCCAGGAGCGCTACGAGGCCCTGGCCCGCCCCGGCCTCGACCCGCGGCGACTCGCCCTCTACGAGCTGGCGATGCGCCTCTCCCTGGTGGCGGGCCCGCTACGCCTCCTCGACGGCGACTTCCCCGACCGGGAGTTCATGCAGGGCATCGCCGAGCACAACCTCGAGGAGGCCCTGGCCCTGCTTCCGTAG
- a CDS encoding helix-turn-helix domain-containing protein, whose protein sequence is MTEPRDHPFVAAIKPLVDAMGGELMDPSLAQPDDVVLAWEGQDLLAVRLPQLSDSLDHILAALERRHGVPLSQLDRKSKQDVVRILEARGAFSVRHGVETVAGALGVSRFTVYNYLNRDSSTPKGSGEAPKGAAGTHQE, encoded by the coding sequence ATGACCGAGCCCAGGGATCATCCGTTCGTCGCGGCGATCAAGCCGCTGGTGGACGCGATGGGCGGTGAGCTGATGGATCCGTCCCTGGCCCAGCCCGACGACGTCGTGCTCGCCTGGGAGGGTCAGGACCTGCTGGCCGTACGGCTTCCGCAGCTCTCCGACTCGCTGGACCACATCCTGGCGGCGCTGGAGCGCCGGCACGGCGTACCGTTGTCCCAGCTCGACCGGAAGTCCAAGCAGGACGTCGTACGGATACTGGAGGCGCGCGGCGCCTTCTCGGTCCGGCACGGCGTGGAAACGGTCGCTGGGGCCCTGGGCGTAAGCCGCTTCACGGTCTACAACTACCTGAACAGGGACTCAAGCACTCCGAAGGGCTCCGGTGAGGCCCCCAAAGGGGCCGCCGGGACCCACCAAGAGTGA
- a CDS encoding 8-oxoguanine deaminase, which yields MAASAANDSAVERIVIENCAIATVDANDTEYASGHVVLAGNKIEFVGAGKAPANLENVVRRIDGTGHLVTPGLVNTHHHFYQWITRGLATDHNLFNWLVALYPTWARIDEQMTFTAAQGSLAAMAKGGVTTAMDHHYVFPKGSGDLSGSIIRAASEMGVRFTLARGSMDRSEKDGGLPPDHAVETLEGALADTEATVKKYHDASFDAMTQVAVAPCSPFSVSTELLKQGAEMARRLGVRMHTHGSETVEEEQFCKELFGMGPTDYFESTGWLGEDVWMAHSVHMNDSDIAAFARTKTGVAHCPSSNARLAAGIARVPDMLAAGVPVGLGVDGTASNESGELHTELRNALLINRLNPVHRERALNARQALRLGTFGGAQVLGRASNIGSLEVGKCADLVLWNLNTLLHSSIADPVTALVFGAAAPVTASFVNGKQIVENNRLLFADEDAIAVSTREEAQRLARISAQA from the coding sequence ATGGCAGCATCGGCAGCCAATGACAGCGCCGTAGAGCGCATCGTCATCGAAAACTGTGCGATTGCGACCGTCGACGCCAACGACACCGAGTACGCCTCGGGTCACGTGGTGCTCGCCGGTAACAAGATCGAGTTCGTCGGTGCGGGCAAGGCCCCCGCGAACCTCGAGAACGTCGTCCGCCGCATCGACGGCACCGGGCACCTCGTGACCCCCGGTCTGGTCAACACGCACCACCACTTCTACCAGTGGATCACGCGTGGTCTGGCCACCGACCACAACCTCTTCAACTGGCTGGTCGCGCTGTACCCGACGTGGGCGCGCATCGACGAGCAGATGACGTTCACGGCCGCGCAGGGCTCCCTCGCCGCGATGGCCAAGGGTGGCGTCACCACCGCGATGGACCACCACTACGTCTTCCCCAAGGGCTCGGGCGACCTCTCCGGGTCGATCATCCGCGCCGCGTCCGAGATGGGCGTCCGCTTCACCCTCGCCCGCGGCTCCATGGACCGCAGCGAGAAGGACGGCGGCCTGCCGCCGGACCACGCGGTCGAGACCCTCGAAGGTGCCCTCGCGGACACCGAGGCGACCGTGAAGAAGTACCACGACGCCTCCTTCGACGCGATGACCCAGGTCGCCGTCGCCCCCTGCTCCCCCTTCTCGGTCTCCACCGAGCTGCTGAAGCAGGGCGCCGAGATGGCCCGCCGCCTGGGTGTGCGCATGCACACGCACGGCTCGGAGACCGTCGAGGAAGAGCAGTTCTGCAAGGAACTGTTCGGCATGGGCCCGACCGACTACTTCGAGTCGACCGGCTGGCTCGGCGAGGACGTGTGGATGGCGCACAGCGTCCACATGAACGACTCCGACATCGCCGCGTTCGCCCGTACCAAGACCGGTGTCGCGCACTGCCCGTCCTCCAACGCCCGTCTGGCCGCCGGCATCGCCCGCGTCCCGGACATGCTCGCCGCCGGTGTCCCGGTCGGCCTCGGCGTGGACGGCACCGCCTCCAACGAGTCCGGTGAGCTGCACACCGAGCTGCGCAACGCGCTGCTGATCAACCGCCTGAACCCGGTCCACCGCGAGCGTGCGCTCAACGCCCGTCAGGCCCTGCGCCTCGGTACCTTCGGTGGAGCCCAGGTCCTCGGCCGCGCCTCGAACATCGGTTCGCTGGAGGTCGGCAAGTGCGCCGACCTGGTGCTCTGGAACCTGAACACCCTCCTGCACTCCTCGATCGCCGACCCGGTCACGGCGCTGGTCTTCGGTGCGGCGGCCCCGGTCACCGCGTCGTTCGTCAACGGCAAGCAGATCGTCGAGAACAACCGTCTGCTCTTCGCCGACGAGGACGCCATCGCGGTGTCCACGCGCGAAGAGGCCCAGCGCCTGGCGCGGATCTCCGCGCAGGCCTGA
- the uraD gene encoding 2-oxo-4-hydroxy-4-carboxy-5-ureidoimidazoline decarboxylase: MTSSPTPGLTRFNALDDSEATAELHEVCASSAWGSKLLAQRPFTTVDTLFSANEAAMAELTAEDLGEAMGGHAPIGRPKPGDPTSAREQRGMAGASEELKTELLELNLAYQEKFGHVFLICATGATGEFMRDAVKVRIENSPEQEREIARGELVKINRIRLTRLVETVEGA; this comes from the coding sequence GTGACTTCGAGTCCGACCCCGGGTCTTACCCGGTTCAACGCCTTGGACGACAGCGAGGCCACGGCCGAGCTGCACGAGGTGTGTGCCAGCTCGGCATGGGGCAGCAAGCTGCTCGCCCAGCGCCCCTTCACCACCGTCGACACCCTGTTCTCCGCGAACGAGGCCGCCATGGCCGAGCTCACCGCGGAGGACCTGGGCGAGGCGATGGGCGGCCACGCGCCGATCGGCCGGCCGAAGCCGGGAGACCCGACCTCCGCCCGCGAGCAGCGCGGCATGGCCGGTGCCTCGGAGGAGCTCAAGACCGAGCTCCTCGAACTGAACCTGGCGTACCAGGAGAAGTTCGGCCACGTCTTCCTCATCTGCGCCACCGGTGCGACCGGTGAGTTCATGCGGGACGCGGTCAAGGTCCGGATCGAGAACTCGCCGGAACAGGAGCGGGAAATCGCTCGTGGCGAGCTCGTCAAGATCAACCGGATTCGCCTGACCCGTCTCGTGGAAACCGTAGAAGGAGCGTAA
- a CDS encoding nucleobase:cation symporter-2 family protein, producing MAQAPRFRKDAVAVPQVSQDPGGKHPVDETLPPLKMFTSGLQHVAAMYAGVVAPPMIVGPAVGLSATETAFLMGASLFTAGLATLLQTLGFWKIGAKLPFVNGVSFAGVTPMIAIGKGEGDNAIPIIFGAIIVAGVLGFFAAPYFGKLVRFFPPVVTGTVITLIGVSLLPVAFNWSQGGNSHATDYGSMKNIAMAAVTLAIVLLMRKFLRGFLQQISILLGLVAGTLIALPMGMTNFDAVRNADFVGFPTPFHFGAPQFQVAAIISMCIVMLVCMTESTADILALGKIVGRPADAKTIEGGLRADTLGSALSPLFNGFMCSAFAQNIGLVAMTKVRSRFVVAAGGGILILLGLCSIAASVIGVVPLPVLGGAGIVLFGSVAASGIQTLAGAAMEKGENALIVAASLGIGLIPIAAPGFYHAFPEDLLVVLDSGISTGCVVAIVLNLAFNHLGAKKGAASAAPDPVLVH from the coding sequence GTGGCCCAGGCGCCCAGGTTTCGCAAAGACGCAGTCGCAGTACCGCAGGTCTCGCAGGACCCGGGGGGAAAGCACCCGGTCGACGAGACCCTGCCACCGCTGAAAATGTTCACCAGCGGTCTCCAGCACGTGGCCGCCATGTACGCGGGTGTCGTGGCCCCGCCCATGATCGTCGGCCCGGCCGTGGGCCTCTCCGCCACCGAGACCGCCTTCCTGATGGGGGCCTCCCTCTTCACCGCGGGGCTCGCCACCCTCCTCCAGACCCTCGGGTTCTGGAAGATCGGCGCCAAACTCCCCTTCGTCAACGGCGTTTCCTTCGCCGGCGTGACCCCGATGATCGCCATCGGCAAGGGCGAGGGCGACAACGCCATCCCGATCATCTTCGGCGCGATCATCGTCGCCGGAGTCCTCGGTTTCTTCGCCGCCCCGTACTTCGGAAAACTGGTGCGGTTCTTCCCGCCGGTCGTCACCGGTACGGTCATCACCCTCATCGGCGTCTCGCTGCTGCCCGTGGCCTTCAACTGGTCGCAGGGCGGGAACAGTCACGCCACCGACTACGGCTCGATGAAGAACATCGCCATGGCCGCCGTCACCCTCGCGATCGTCCTGCTGATGCGCAAGTTCCTGCGCGGCTTCCTCCAGCAGATCTCCATCCTGCTCGGCCTGGTCGCCGGCACGCTCATAGCGCTGCCGATGGGCATGACGAACTTCGACGCCGTCAGGAACGCCGACTTCGTGGGCTTCCCGACGCCGTTCCACTTCGGGGCGCCGCAGTTCCAGGTCGCCGCCATCATCTCCATGTGCATCGTGATGCTGGTGTGCATGACCGAGTCCACCGCCGACATCCTCGCGCTGGGCAAGATCGTCGGCCGCCCGGCGGACGCGAAGACCATCGAGGGCGGCCTGCGCGCCGACACCCTGGGCAGCGCGCTCAGCCCGCTGTTCAACGGGTTCATGTGCAGCGCCTTCGCGCAGAACATCGGTCTGGTCGCCATGACCAAGGTCCGCAGCCGGTTCGTCGTCGCGGCCGGCGGCGGCATCCTGATCCTGCTGGGCCTGTGTTCCATCGCCGCCTCCGTCATCGGAGTCGTACCGCTGCCGGTCCTCGGCGGCGCGGGCATCGTCCTCTTCGGCTCGGTGGCCGCCAGCGGCATCCAGACCCTGGCCGGCGCGGCCATGGAGAAGGGCGAGAACGCCCTGATCGTCGCCGCCTCCCTCGGCATCGGCCTGATCCCGATCGCGGCCCCCGGCTTCTACCACGCCTTCCCGGAGGACCTGTTGGTCGTCCTGGACTCCGGCATCAGCACCGGCTGCGTCGTGGCCATCGTGCTGAACCTGGCCTTCAACCACCTCGGTGCCAAGAAGGGCGCGGCCTCGGCCGCCCCGGATCCGGTACTGGTGCACTGA